One Myripristis murdjan chromosome 17, fMyrMur1.1, whole genome shotgun sequence DNA segment encodes these proteins:
- the LOC115374830 gene encoding apical endosomal glycoprotein-like: MFGATVGSLKMILKTTDPLSKTTVWQQSGNQGDEWQVVQTHVTLQKVHQVILEATVGGGAGDIALDDISFVSGPCPASDSAGTLGVGLAVGLTLTAAVVICVVLFMLNRKSCPMRKPNITNAEVDQNSVFDLYDCKIEGTQHGRESDFSFFNNLYNPSSHTDDMVMSDA, translated from the exons ATGTTTGGAGCAACAGTGGGCTCATTGAAGATGATTTTAAAAACCACTGATCCCTTGAGCAAAACAACG GTGTGGCAACAGTCAGGAAATCAAGGGGATGAGTGGCAGGTGGTGCAGACTCATGTGACCTTACAGAAAGTCCACCAAGTGATTCTGGAGGCGACGGtaggaggaggggcaggggaCATAGCTCTTGATGACATCTCATTCGTCAGCGGGCCGTGTCCTGCCTCAG attctgCAGGAACCCTGGGTGTCGGACTTGCAGTTGGGCTGACTCTGACGGCTGCAGTTGtcatctgtgttgttttgtttatgctgAACAGGAAGAGCTGTCCAAT GAGGAAGCCAAACATTACAAATGCCGAGGTTGACCAGAACTCTGTGTTTGACCTCTATGACTGCAAAATAGAG GGTACACAACATGGACGTGAATCGGATTTTTCGTTCTTCAACAATTTGTACAATCCATCCTCACACACGGACGACATGGTTATGTCTGATGCTTAG
- the LOC115375798 gene encoding peptidyl-prolyl cis-trans isomerase FKBP1A-like gives MGVEHETLKQGDGTTFPKNGQTVTVHYTGTLTDGKIFDCSRARGKPFSFKLGASQVIRGWDEGVAKMNLGEVAILTCSPDYAYGARGYPPLIPSNSTLIFEVELLKIDS, from the exons ATGGGAGTAGAACATGAGACACTGAAACAAGGAGATG GAACAACCTTTCcgaaaaatggacaaacagtCACAGTGCACTACACCG gcaCACTGACGGATGGAAAGATATTTGACTGCTCGAGGGCTCGGGGAAAGCCTTTCTCATTCAAGCTTGGAGCCAGCCAAGTGATTCGTGGCTGGGATGAAGGAGTGGCCAAG ATGAATCTTGGCGAGGTAGCCATTTTGACCTGTTCACCAGACTACGCCTATGGCGCGAGGGGATACCCACCGCTCATCCCAAGCAACTCCACTCTCATCTTTGAAGTGGAGCTGCTGAAAATAGATTCCTGA